The genomic window TGGATGGTCGATATGCACGCATCGGGCGGCCGCCGCATGATGGAAGCCGCCGCCGAAGCCGTTGCCGGATACGGCACGAAGCCGCTCTTAATCGGCGTAACCGTGTTGACCAGCATGGAACAAAGCGATTTGGCGGAAATCGGTTTGAACATCGCCCCTGAAGAACAAGTCATCCGCTTGGCAAAACTGGCGCAAAGTTCGGGCTTGGACGGCGTGGTCTGCTCCGCCCAAGAAGCCGCGCCACTGCGCCGCGAATTGGGGCAGGATTTTGTCTTGGTAACGCCCGGCATCCGTTTGGACGTTGCCGGCAACAACGACGACCAACGCCGCATCATGACGCCCGCCGAAGCATTGGCAGCGGGTTCGACTTATCTGGTGATGGGCCGTCCGGTAACCAAAGCTGCTGATCCGGTAGCCGTATTGCGCGAAGTGAACCGCGTAGCGAACCTTGAAGCAAACTGATTTTCAGACGACCTTACAGGTTGAGGCCGTTTGAAAAAACACAACGGAGGCAATATGCCCACCAAGTTCCAACAAGAAACCCTCAAATCCCGTTTCGCACAAGCCAAAGTCCTTGTTGTCGGCGACGTGATGCTCGACCGCTATTGGTTTGGCGACGTGTCCCGTATTTCGCCCGAAGCGCCCGTGCCGGTGGCCAAAATCGGACGAATCGACCAACGTGCGGGCGGAGCGGCGAACGTTGCGCGCAACATCGCTTCGTTGGGCGGCAAAGCAGGGCTGTTGTCGGTAACCGGCGACGACGAAGCCGCCAACGCGCTCGACGCGCTGATGGCGCAGGACGGCGTCGCCTCCTATCTGATGCGCGACAAACAAATCGCCACCACCGTCAAACTGCGCGTCGTCGCCCGCAACCAGCAGCTTATCCGCCTTGATTTTGAAGAACATCCCAACCGCGAAGTGTTGGAGCAAATCAAGCAGAAATACCGTGAAATATTGCCCGAATACGACGCAATCATTTTTTCAGACTACGGCAAAGGCGGCCTGTCGCACATCTCCGATATGATAGATTGGGCGAAACACGCCGGTAAAACCGTATTAATCGACCCCAAAGGCGACGATTACGAAAAATACGCCGGCGCCACACTGATTACACCCAATAGAGCCGAATTGAAAGAAGTGGTCGGCAGTTGGAAAAACGAAAGCGAGCTGACCGAAAAAGCGCAAAACCTGCGCCGCCACCTCGACCTGACCGCCGTTTTACTGACCCGCAGTGAAGAGGGCATGACCCTGTTCAGCGAAGGCGAACCCATTTACCAGCCCACCCGCGCCCAAGAAGTTTACGACGTATCCGGCGCAGGCGACACCGTCATTGCCGGAGTGGGCTTGGGGCTGGCGGCAGGCTACACCATGCCCGAAGCCATGCACCTCGCCAATACCGCCGCCGGTGTCGTCGTCGCCAAACTCGGCACGGCGGTTTGCTCGTTTGCAGAGTTGAACAAAGCATTGGAAGAGCAGTAATTTCTTTTTCAGACGACCCCGTCTTTCCAAGGTCGTCTGAAACGAGTGCAACGAGTTTCGCCAAAACCAAAAAACAAAGGAAACCCAATATGACCATCATCGTAACAGGCGCGGCCGGCTTTATCGGCAGCAACATCGTCAAAGCCCTCAACCAACGCGGCATTACCGACATCGTCGCCGTCGACAACCTGACCCGTGGCGAAAAATTCAAAAACCTTGCCGAGTGCGAAATCGCCCACTACCTCGACAAACACGAATTCATCCGTCAAGTGCGCGGCCATCTTCTGCCTTACGAAAACATCGAAGCCGTCTTCCACCAAGGCGCATGTTCCGACACCATGAACCACGACGGCCTCTACATGATGGACAACAACTACCAGTACACGCTCGACCTTTTGGACTGGTGTCAGGACGAACGCATCCCCTTCCTCTACGCCTCCAGCGCCGCCGTGTACGGCAAAGGCGAAATCTTCCGCGAAGAGCGCGAACTTGAAAAACCGCTCAATGTGTACGGCTACTCCAAATTCCTGTTCGACCAAGTATTGCGCCGCCGCATGAAAGAAGGCCTGACCGCCCAAGTCGTCGGCTTCCGCTACTTCAACGTTTACGGACAACACGAACAACACAAAGGCCGCATGGCATCCGTCGCCTTCCACCATTTCAACCAATACCGCGAACACGGTTACGTCAACCTGTTCGGTGCCAACGACGGCTACGGCAACGGCGAACAAACCCGCGACTTCGTCAGCGTCGAAGACGTCGCCAAAGTCAACCTCTACTTCTTCGACCACCCCAATCTCTCCGGCATCTACAACCTCGGCACCGGCCGCAGCCAACAATTCAACGAACTCGCCGCCGCTACCGTCAACGCCTGCCGCGCCGCCGAAGGCAAACCTGAACTGAGCTTAAAAGAGCTGATAGAAGAAGAACTTATCCGCTATATCCCCTTCCCCGACGCGCTCAAAGGCAAATACCAAAGCTTCACCCAGGCCGACATTACCAAACTGCGCGAAGCCGGATACAAGGAAGAATTTTTGGATGTCAAAGCAGGTGTCGGGCGCTACGTCAAATGGATGCTGGAAAATTTGGCTTGATTTGAAATGCCCATGAAAAAGGTCGTCTGAAAACTCAGATTTAAAGTTTTCAGACGACTTTTTATTGAACCGTTACCTTATTCAGCGATACAGGGAAACGATGGTTTCGGCGGCTTTGACGCAGCTGTCGACATCGGCGACCAAGGCGATGCGGACGTAGCCTTCACCGGGGTTGCCCCATTCGGTATCGCGGGCGAGGAAGCGGCCGGGGAGGACTTGGATGGCGGCTTTTTGCCAGAGATTTTTGGCAAATGCCAAATCATCGCCGTTCGGTACTTTCAGCCAGATATAGAATGATGCGTCGGGCAGTTTGACATCGAATGCCTGTTGCAAAATGGGGATGACGCGGTCGAATTTTTCCTGATACAGGCGGCGGTTGGCGATGACGTGTTCTTCGTCGTTCCATGCGGCGATGCTGGCGCGTTGGACGGGGATGCTCATTGCACTGCCGTGGTAGGTGCGGTAGAGCAGGAAGTTTTTAAGCAATTCGACATCGCCTGCGACAAAGCCGGAGCGCAGTCCGGGAACGTTGGAACGTTTGGAGAGGCTGGTGAACATGACGATATTGCGGTTGCTGCGCCCTAATTGTGCTGCCGCCTGTAAGCCGCCTATGGGTTTGTTGCCGTCGAAATAGATTTCGGAATAGCATTCGTCGGAAGCAATGATGAAACCGTATTTGTCTTGCAGATCAAAGATTTCTTGCCAGTCTTCCAGTTGCAGGACGCTGCCGCTGGGGTTGTTGGGCGAGCAGACGAACATGACTTTGGTGCGTTGCCATACGTCTTCGGTAATGCTTTTCCAATCGGGCTTAAAGGACGGGGCAGGGCAGTTGGCAAAACGGATTTCGCCGCCGCCGAGAATGGCTGCGCCTTCGTAGATTTGGTAGAACGGGTTGGGGCTGAGAACGACGGGTTTGAGGTCGTCTGAAACGGGGTTTAAGACGGTTTGAACGAAGGAAAACAAGGCTTCGCGGCTGCCAAGTACGGGCAGGACTTCCGTGTCGGGGTTGACGGTCAGTCCGTCGTAACGGCGGCGCATCCAGTCGGCACAAGCTTGGCGCAGCTCGGGCAGACCTGCGGTCAGGGGGTATTTTTCCAGTTCGTGCAGCGAGGCGGTCAGCGCATTGGTGATGACTTCGGGGGTAGGGTGTTTCGGTTCGCCGATATGCAGGTGGACGGGGGTGACGCCTTCGGGAGGGTTAACGCCCTGCATGGCTTCGCGCAGGCGGGCAAACGGATAGGGTTGGAGCTGGTCGAGTAGTGGGTTCATGGGTGTTCCAAATGTCTATCGAGACGGTCATCTTAGCATTTTTTATGCGGATTTTGTTGACAATGTGTCCATAGAAAGGGAGGCGGCGTTGGGAAAAGCTCGTCTGAATATCGGTTTCAGACGACCTTTTTAAGCATCACGCGATTTGCAGGCAAAATATAGTGGATTAAATTTAAACCAGTACGGCGTTGCCTCGCCTTGTCCTGATTTAAAGTTAATCCACTATAAAAGGGCACATTGAAATATGCCCTTTTTTAGCGTTCATCTGCGGATATGAATTATTTGGCTGCTGCGGGAAGAGCGCCGTTGAGCAGATATTGGATGGTTTCTTGCACCGTGCGGATGGCGTTGCCAAACGGTAGCGGGTCTTTACCTCGGAAAAACAAGCCCTTATCGACTTCGCCACGGAAAGCGGCAGAGAGTTGGATATCAATGCAGAATTGTCCGGCTTTTGCCAAACCGTCGCGCAGGCCGCAGCTGGTCAGACAGTTCAAGCCTTGCGTACAGCGGCGCGGGTCGGCTTTGGCATTGGCTTGCAGCTTGGATTCGCGCTTGATGTAGCTGTCTAGGAATTTGGTGCGCACACCGCGTGCGGGCAGTCCGGCGACGGACATAAATTCGACAACATGCTCGGTTTCTGCGCCTGCCAGCGTTTTTTTGAAGTTGATGTGGGCATCTCCTTCTTCGGTAACCGCAAACGCCGTGCCGATTTGGACGGCGGACGCACCCCAGTTTTTCAGGGCAGTTTTGACTTTTTCAAAGTTCGCCATGCCACCGGCGAGGATGAGCGGGATTTTTTCACTTTCAAGACCTAAGTTTTTGAATACTTCGAAAGTTTCTTCGATGACGCGTTTGAATTCAAACTTGGCATCGTTCACACCTGCCACGCTTGCCGCGCCCAAGTGTCCGGCAGCGTGTGCGGGATGCTCGATAACGATGGCGTCGGGTAAAACGCCTTTTTTCATCCAGCGTTTCAATACGATACCGATACCGCGTGATTCGGACAAAATCGGGAACAGGGCGACATCTTTGTGATAACCCTCGGTCATTTCGGGCAAATCCAACGGCAATCCCGCGCCCATCACAATCGCGTCCGCACCCGATTCGCAGGCTTGGCGGACGTAGGCGGCGTGGTCTTTGACGGCTTTCATGACGTTGACGGCAATCATGCCTTTGCCGTTTGCGTCGGCTTTGGCTTTTTGGATTTCGCGGTCAAGCGCGGTGCAGTTGAGTCGGGTGTATTTTTCTTCGCTCGGGTTGATTTTGGATTCGGCGAGCAGGTCGTCATGCAGGTGGCGCAAATCGACGCTGGCAATCGTGCCGACACCGTTTTCGCGGGCGACCGCGCTGGAGAGTTTCGATGCGGAAACACCCACGCCCATCCCGCCTTGGACGACGGGAATCAATGATTTGCCTCGGATGTGCAATGGGTCGAAGTTGTTTTGCATGTATGGGTTCCTTGATGGTTTCGGGTGGTGTTTTTAATAGACGGTATCTGTATCGAGGTTGCTTTTATCGGCTAAATGACGCCTGTTTTAAGATTTTAGGAATTATACTCTAATCAAATAGGAAATTAGAGTTTTAATACAGTTTCTTTGTTAAAATAATCTTAATATATTGTTAATTAAGAAATTATTGTTTTGATTGTTGGCGGTGTGCTGCGGCATTTTTTGGGACGAATGCGTCGCTTAAAAATCGAAAAGGTCGTCTGAAAACCTGATTGGGCGTTTTCAGACGACCTTTGCTTTGCCGGTAAAGGTTCGGGCTGTTTACGGACGGTTGGCAGCTATATGGTAGCGCGTTTCAAATGCGGCTTCTTCTCCTGCGTCCAGTTTGATTAACCCTAAGCCGTTGTTGAAACAGTCGGGTGCGCCACTGAGGTTTTCGATAGCGATGGTGTCGCGGGTCGATGGGGTGAAGATTTGCAGGTAGGGATAGGATGCGTCGGGGTAAATGCTCAGGGTCAGTCCGTTGCCTGAAAGCGTGCAGGCGGCGGGTTTGCTGCGTGCCAAGACAAAGCTGTTGTCCAATTCGATGCCTGCCAGGCTTGAGGTCGTCTGAAAACGGGTGTCGTCGATGATGCTGCCGTCAGGAACCAAATCGGCATCGAAGCCTAGGCGTTTGCTGCTGTCAATTTCCAGTGACCAGTCGTCGGTTGTGCCTCCGAGCGTGAAATAGGGGTGCCAGCCGTCTGCGAGCGGCATGGCGGTTGCGCCTTGGTTGCGGACGATGGAGCGGATGCTTAAGCCGTCTGCGCTGAGGCGGTAGCGGACGGTCAGGCTGAAGGGGAAGGGGTAGCCGCTGTCGTCTTGTGCGTAATCTGCGCGGATTTCGACTTCGGCGGATTGGGCGTCGGCATGGCTGTGTACGAGGGCGAACTCACGGTCATACATCAAACCGTGTGCCGCGTGTTCGGCGAGTTTGAATTTGCCGCACTGATACGCTTTGCCATCAAAGCTGTATTTGCCGTGGCGCAGGCGGCAGGCGTACGGGCTGAGTTTGCCGCTGCGGAACCATTCCGTCAGGCTCTCGCGGGCGTGTTGCGGGGTATCGTAGGCTTTGACGATGTTGAACCATGTGCCGTCGGGGCGGCGGATTTCGTAGCGGTTGAGCAGCCCGCCGTAAAGATAAATTTCCGCGCGCAAATCGGGGGAGGCGAGCAGCAGGCGGTCATTTTCGGTTTTGAGTGTGAACATGAAGCGGCTCCTGATTGGGGTTGAGGCAGGGTGTATAAAAGGTCGTCTGAAAAGTTTTCAGACGACCTTTGCGGTCAGGATTTCTTCCGGCGGCGTTCGCCCGGCAGCAGCATGTCCGCCCATTTGATGATGTTGGCGACTTCGGCGGGGTTGAGTTCGTAGAACTGCCCGCGTTTGAGGCGGTTGGGCAGGCCGATGGGGCCGAAGCCGACGCGCACGAGGCGACTGACGGTGAGGCCTTGGCTTTCGAATATGCGGCGTACTTCGCGGTTGCGGCCTTCTTTAATCACGACGTTGTACCATTTATTTGCACCTTCGCCGCCTTGTTCGTAGATGCGTTCGACTTTTGCCAAGCCGTCTTCGAGCATCACGCCTTCTTCGGTGAGGCTGCGCATTTGTTCGGTGGTCAGCCCACCCAGCACGCGCACGGCGTATTCGCGTTCGACTTCGAAGCTGGGGTGGGCGAAACGTTGGACGAGTTCGCCGGAGGTGGTCAGGATGAGCAGGCCGCTGGTGTTGATGTCCAAGCGTCCGATGGCGACCCAGCGGCTGCTGGCGGCCTGCGGCAGGCGGTCGAAGATGCTGACGCGGCCTTGCGGGTCGTCGCGGGAGACGATTTCGCC from Neisseria sp. DTU_2020_1000833_1_SI_GRL_NUU_006 includes these protein-coding regions:
- the pyrF gene encoding orotidine-5'-phosphate decarboxylase, coding for MNPLITDFQTPQQRTPVIVALDFANEKDTLGFVRNLDPTLCQIKIGKELFTATGRSLAESLIHQGFKLFLDLKYHDIPHTVAQACKVAADMGVWMVDMHASGGRRMMEAAAEAVAGYGTKPLLIGVTVLTSMEQSDLAEIGLNIAPEEQVIRLAKLAQSSGLDGVVCSAQEAAPLRRELGQDFVLVTPGIRLDVAGNNDDQRRIMTPAEALAAGSTYLVMGRPVTKAADPVAVLREVNRVANLEAN
- the hldA gene encoding ADP-heptose synthase; the encoded protein is MPTKFQQETLKSRFAQAKVLVVGDVMLDRYWFGDVSRISPEAPVPVAKIGRIDQRAGGAANVARNIASLGGKAGLLSVTGDDEAANALDALMAQDGVASYLMRDKQIATTVKLRVVARNQQLIRLDFEEHPNREVLEQIKQKYREILPEYDAIIFSDYGKGGLSHISDMIDWAKHAGKTVLIDPKGDDYEKYAGATLITPNRAELKEVVGSWKNESELTEKAQNLRRHLDLTAVLLTRSEEGMTLFSEGEPIYQPTRAQEVYDVSGAGDTVIAGVGLGLAAGYTMPEAMHLANTAAGVVVAKLGTAVCSFAELNKALEEQ
- the rfaD gene encoding ADP-glyceromanno-heptose 6-epimerase, with product MTIIVTGAAGFIGSNIVKALNQRGITDIVAVDNLTRGEKFKNLAECEIAHYLDKHEFIRQVRGHLLPYENIEAVFHQGACSDTMNHDGLYMMDNNYQYTLDLLDWCQDERIPFLYASSAAVYGKGEIFREERELEKPLNVYGYSKFLFDQVLRRRMKEGLTAQVVGFRYFNVYGQHEQHKGRMASVAFHHFNQYREHGYVNLFGANDGYGNGEQTRDFVSVEDVAKVNLYFFDHPNLSGIYNLGTGRSQQFNELAAATVNACRAAEGKPELSLKELIEEELIRYIPFPDALKGKYQSFTQADITKLREAGYKEEFLDVKAGVGRYVKWMLENLA
- the dapC gene encoding succinyldiaminopimelate transaminase, which gives rise to MNPLLDQLQPYPFARLREAMQGVNPPEGVTPVHLHIGEPKHPTPEVITNALTASLHELEKYPLTAGLPELRQACADWMRRRYDGLTVNPDTEVLPVLGSREALFSFVQTVLNPVSDDLKPVVLSPNPFYQIYEGAAILGGGEIRFANCPAPSFKPDWKSITEDVWQRTKVMFVCSPNNPSGSVLQLEDWQEIFDLQDKYGFIIASDECYSEIYFDGNKPIGGLQAAAQLGRSNRNIVMFTSLSKRSNVPGLRSGFVAGDVELLKNFLLYRTYHGSAMSIPVQRASIAAWNDEEHVIANRRLYQEKFDRVIPILQQAFDVKLPDASFYIWLKVPNGDDLAFAKNLWQKAAIQVLPGRFLARDTEWGNPGEGYVRIALVADVDSCVKAAETIVSLYR
- a CDS encoding nitronate monooxygenase family protein, whose protein sequence is MQNNFDPLHIRGKSLIPVVQGGMGVGVSASKLSSAVARENGVGTIASVDLRHLHDDLLAESKINPSEEKYTRLNCTALDREIQKAKADANGKGMIAVNVMKAVKDHAAYVRQACESGADAIVMGAGLPLDLPEMTEGYHKDVALFPILSESRGIGIVLKRWMKKGVLPDAIVIEHPAHAAGHLGAASVAGVNDAKFEFKRVIEETFEVFKNLGLESEKIPLILAGGMANFEKVKTALKNWGASAVQIGTAFAVTEEGDAHINFKKTLAGAETEHVVEFMSVAGLPARGVRTKFLDSYIKRESKLQANAKADPRRCTQGLNCLTSCGLRDGLAKAGQFCIDIQLSAAFRGEVDKGLFFRGKDPLPFGNAIRTVQETIQYLLNGALPAAAK
- a CDS encoding aldose 1-epimerase, which gives rise to MFTLKTENDRLLLASPDLRAEIYLYGGLLNRYEIRRPDGTWFNIVKAYDTPQHARESLTEWFRSGKLSPYACRLRHGKYSFDGKAYQCGKFKLAEHAAHGLMYDREFALVHSHADAQSAEVEIRADYAQDDSGYPFPFSLTVRYRLSADGLSIRSIVRNQGATAMPLADGWHPYFTLGGTTDDWSLEIDSSKRLGFDADLVPDGSIIDDTRFQTTSSLAGIELDNSFVLARSKPAACTLSGNGLTLSIYPDASYPYLQIFTPSTRDTIAIENLSGAPDCFNNGLGLIKLDAGEEAAFETRYHIAANRP
- a CDS encoding pseudouridine synthase, producing MSKQPTSKRQWRDGAAPSAKKTAKPFKSKARPKDETRKTASKPYGQKVSDDLKPQNTPKQRAAKARKLVVRNPNQKIMERARDLKERRSDLSRMEPERLQKVLAASGVGSRREMEEWINNGWVTVNGKTAQLGDKVTPDDHVTVKGSIIKLKWADRLPRIILYYKQEGEIVSRDDPQGRVSIFDRLPQAASSRWVAIGRLDINTSGLLILTTSGELVQRFAHPSFEVEREYAVRVLGGLTTEQMRSLTEEGVMLEDGLAKVERIYEQGGEGANKWYNVVIKEGRNREVRRIFESQGLTVSRLVRVGFGPIGLPNRLKRGQFYELNPAEVANIIKWADMLLPGERRRKKS